The genomic DNA GCAATTGCTCAATTGATTTTTTTCTGAAAAAAGCATTCATAGATGTCCTCCTTTTTGTAAGCGTTTAAAATCTGAAAGAAAAAAAAGTTAAGATTATTTTAACATAATAATGTGTGTTGTTAAAGAAGAATAAATATCCAATATTATGAATAAAAATCCAAATTGAACTTGGTACATATATTTTACTGAATACTTTCATAAGTTTTTACTCCCAACCCAACATGGAATTAGGTTTCCTTTTAAAACCTAACCAACATAATAAGGCGGTGTGAGCGGAGCTAAGCACAAAATATTTACAAAGCAAAAACATGTCTCTTGCTAAAAAAAGGTTGCTATTTCTATTTTTGTTAGCGCAGCTCCCTCCTTTACCACAAAAAAAGACCAGTCTATTTTTCAACTGGTTCATTTTCATTAATAATATTAATTAAATGTTTGTAAATAAACACTCGATTTTCAATTCAATAATTAATCCGATCAAGCTTTCACTTTCTTATCGGCTACTATTTAGGCGGGGAAATATTCTAATTAAACAACCGTACCACATTGTCTAAGACTTTTTGATCCTCTGCCGACATCTTTTTTGGTTTTAGCGGAGAAACGGTTGGTACATCTTTTTGTTCAATCGATAATATTTCAAGATAAAATGGATGAGATTTACGGTTCCCATCTATATATCCTCTCAAAATTTTCATTTTTTTGATCGATCCTGTTATCTTTCCTTCGTAATCCCAATGGATTTCATTTTTATATTTTTTATCAATTCTTTCTTTCAGACCAAGTGCTTCAGAAACTGCTTCTTCTGGGGTACGAAAGAAAGAATCCGATCTTTTAATCCCCCTCTTTTTGATCCCGTCGCCTGCTTTCGCTTGGTATAACTTTACTGTCATATTGGACATCCTTTCTCTTGTTCTTTATACTGCTGGAATGCCTTGATAGAAAATGAATCTAAACTTCACAAAGAACTGTGAATTGAGATATTCTCTTCTAGTATACCCTTTGTTTCCAGTTGCTACCACTAAAATATAAAAGAATAAAAAGAAAATAAGTTTTAACGGAGATGGAATTTTTCATATGTAAATGCTTCCAAGATTATAGAATTCATTAAAATCAATCATTTTTACATAAACCAGACCTGTATGTAACATAAAAAAGAAATTTTTAGAAAAAGTAAAAGACTGCTGAAAAATATGATTAGCTCGCAGATGAAGGGATTATCTATTAACAGTTCTAATTTATTCATTTTTCATACTTTTACCTGTCTCCTTTTCCATGTTCAACTGCTGATTGAATGGATGACAACAAGTCTGTGAGTTTTTTATAAATGTTTATTACTTCCGCCATCTTCATTCTTACCAATCCGCTCGATGAAGGTGCTACAAAGTCAATTGTCCCTGGTACAATTGGTTCGTCTTGTAGTCCCCAATGAACATCCCTTTTGCCGCTGAATTCCAAGTATACTCTTTTTCCGACAAAGCAAACGATTTTTGGTTTATAGAACTCGATCTTTTTCTTTAATTTTTCTCTGCCTTCTTTGTATTCTTCTTTTGTAATTTCGTTTGCAGCCTTAGTTGGTCTTGCAACAATATTAGTTAGCCCATATCCTAAATCTAAAAGTTTGTAATCCTCTTCTGATTTGTATTTTCTTGGTGTAATACAAGCTTCATATAAAATTTTCCAAAATCGGTTATTTGGATTTGCGTAATGGTGCCCTGTTTCCGCAGATCGGATACTTGGATTGAAACCGACAAAAAGTATGTCCATGTTTTCTTTCAGATGGTCGCTTAAAGGATTCAAAGAGCTTCCCTGCCTTTTTTATATAAATGTGCTTATTTTTCTTTAACTTTTAAACAAGTCTTTTTAACTTTCATTTGTTTATATATTTTTTAAAAAGAGTTCCGGTTTCATCTGGCAGTTCTCTGTACAGCAAACTGAAAGAACCGCAGTAGCCGGCTATTTTGAAAAAACTCACCCAGCTTTAGCCAAGCGGGGTGGGTTTTTTCTCTTTTTTTAAAGAAACACTTGCATGTGGTCTTGTATGGTGAAGGTATATTTAAGTTGCTTGTTTTTCCTTTTTTGTATCCGAAAGTTTGATTGGTTTAAGCAGCAAGGTCATCAAAGCACCTAAAACAACAAAGATTAACCCGTAAAGGAAAACGCTGTGCAAAGCATCAACCAATGTTGATTTTAAAACAGGTAAAATCATTTGTTGTATGCCTTGTGGAATTTTTGCTAATGTCTTAGGGCTCAACAACGCCGAATATAATCCTTGTGGCGATTGTTGAATCATGCCTTCAAACTGATGTACCATGCCATGTGCCTGTGGCGGAAGTTTCTCCAATGAGGGTATTAACTCTTCTGTTAATAAATTGGTAGAGCGGTGGTTCATAATGGCTCCTAAAATGGTCATTCCGAATGTCCCGCCGATTTGTCGGAAAAATTGGCTGGATGAAGTAACCACACCTAATTGGGACTTAGGGAAACTCTCTTGTAGAGCCACAGTAAGAACAGGCATCACAAGCCCGATTCCTGAACCAAGAACAGCCATAAAGCTCATGGCTACTAATTTAGTTGTGTCAACTCCCATCGTGGATAGTAGCCAAAATCCTACAGCCATAACAATCATACCAATTAAAACTTGTGTTTTCACTCCGATTTTTCGAACGAGCTGGCCGCCTAGAATACTCATAAAAATCATCGATAGCATCATAGGCAACATCATCGTTCCCGATTGCGATGGACTCATTCCAATGATGCCTTGCATGAATAAGGGAATAAATACAATCGCACCAAACATTCCCACTGACATAAGGAACCCTATACTATTTAAAACAGAGAAAATTCTATTTTTAAACAGGTGCATAGGGAGGATCGGTTCCTTTGTTTTAGATTCGATGATTATAAAACTAATGAGAAAAACAGCTGAAAGAGTAAAAAGAGAAATTATTTGCCATGAAGTCCAAGGATAGTCTTTACCCCCAAAAGTCAATGCAAGAAGCAAACTGACTACACCGACAATCATTGTAAACATACCAGCGAGATCAAATTTTACAGGTCCTTCAAGTTTTTTATTTTTCAGTCCCATACTAATGAGAATGACTGAAAGAATACCTACAGGCATATTGATGTAGAAAACCCATCTCCAGTTGGCTGCATCGACAATCCACCCGCCAATTTGCGGACCAAGAATGGAAGAAAGTCCAAATACTGCACCAAAAACCCCTTGCCATTTTGCTCGCTGTGCACCCGTAAAAATATCTCCAATAATTACCATAGCCATTGGCATCATCACGCCGCCGCCTATTCCTTGCAGACCACGAAAGATAATCAATTGGGTCATGGAATTAGCCATTCCACAAAGTGCAGAACCAATCATAAATATAATAATCCCTGTGACATAAACTGATTTTCGACCAATTAAATCGGCTATTTTTCCTGCAATTGGAACAACTGATGTAGAAGAAAGCATATAAGCTGTTGTGAGCCATGTCATTAAGCTGAGACCGCCTAGTTCACCCACGATTCGAGGCATCGCTGTTCCTACAATGGTATTATCAAGTGCAGAGAAAAGCATGGCGACTAAAAGTCCAACGATTAATATTCCACGATGTTTTGTACTTTCATTATCTTGTTCATTTGGTGGTATTATCGCCTTTGCTATTGCTTTTTCATTCATCAAATTTTTCACTCCATTCTTCTGTTAAGATCAAAAAACATCAATCTAAATTGTCAATTGAGTTTGCAATTCGAGCCAATTTCTCATAAATCTGCACGAGGCTTTCCAATTCCTCCGACTCTAAATGTTTAAGATAATTGGAAATCGTTTGGAATCTTTTTTGCTTAGCTTTTTGTAAAATTTCATATCCTTTATCAGTTAACTGAATAAAAACAACTCTTCGGTCATTTTCATCCCTGTCTCTAATGACTAAACCATTTTTATGCAACCGTTCAACCATGACCGTGATTGCACTTGGCCTTACACCCATTTCTGAGGCGATTTCCGTGACCATAAACTTTTCCTTCTTTGAAAGAAGATGCAAGATATAAAATTGCGGTCCTGTTAAACCTAATTCTGTATCCTCCGATAATTTAGGACCTAATTGACGCATAAATGAAACATAAGCCTGCTCTAATCTTTCTAGTTTCTTCTCAAAATCACTCATATGGCACCCTCCCTCATCATTGCTTATCTATTTCAATTATTAAAATGATAAATATTTTATATATTATATATTTAATGTGTTTAAATATAATACAAATTAAATAAAAAGACAACCTAAATTAATTTGGAAAATTTTTTTTATAACGAGATCCAGACGACCTTAATAAACTGTTTACAGCTTATCTTTTTAAGAAAAAATTATTGAAAATAAACGAAAAAAGCCGCTTCTTCCTTCCTTAAAGCAGGAAAAACCGGTCTTTTTTCAAAAAATGTCTTATCAAATGTTTTCTGTTTTTTTGGCAGGACCTTTGAATTGTTCAAGTTCCTGTTCGAAAATCATTTTTCCGTAACTTCTTGGATTGATTGGTACAGTATATCCAGCATAGAGTCTAATTCTTCTTTGGTTGATGCAAGCGGAGGCATGAAGACAACAACGTTTCCAAGAGGTCGAATAAGCATACCTAACTCCTTAGCCCGTCTACATACTCGGACTCCTATCCGATCTGACCATTTATAAGGTTCCTTTGTATTGCGGTCGACGACAAGCTCGAGTCCAATCATAAATCCTTTTTGTCGAATATCACCCACATGGCGAAGTTGACGGAATTCCTGTAAACGATTAGCGATGTATTGAGAATTCTGTTCAACTTTGTGAATGAGATTCTTTTTTTCAATTAAATCAATATTCGCAATTGCTACTGCACAACCTAATTGGTTTCCGGTGTAGCTATGTCCGTGGAAGAACGTCTTTAATTCTTCATATTCACCTAGAAAAGCTTCATAAATATCGTTCGTTGTTACTGTGACGGCCACAGGAAGATAACCGCCAGTAAGACCTTTTCCTGCTGTCAAAATATCAGGTGTAACCTCCTCATGGTTGCAAGCAAATAAGCGGCCCGTACGTCCGAACCCTGTTGCCACTTCATCGGCGATCATCAAAACATTGTATTTCGAGCAAAGCTCACGCACACCACGCAAGTACCCTTCCGGCATAACAATGATTCCACTTGCTCCTTGAACGATCGGTTCGATGATCAATGCTGCAACTTCATGATGATGGGTTACAAGTGTTTTTTCTAGTTCGGTTAGGAAAAATTTTGTTTGCTCTTGTTCATTCCCCTCAATTGGAGAA from Bacillus methanolicus MGA3 includes the following:
- a CDS encoding mismatch-specific DNA-glycosylase, which translates into the protein MNPLSDHLKENMDILFVGFNPSIRSAETGHHYANPNNRFWKILYEACITPRKYKSEEDYKLLDLGYGLTNIVARPTKAANEITKEEYKEGREKLKKKIEFYKPKIVCFVGKRVYLEFSGKRDVHWGLQDEPIVPGTIDFVAPSSSGLVRMKMAEVINIYKKLTDLLSSIQSAVEHGKGDR
- a CDS encoding MDR family MFS transporter yields the protein MNEKAIAKAIIPPNEQDNESTKHRGILIVGLLVAMLFSALDNTIVGTAMPRIVGELGGLSLMTWLTTAYMLSSTSVVPIAGKIADLIGRKSVYVTGIIIFMIGSALCGMANSMTQLIIFRGLQGIGGGVMMPMAMVIIGDIFTGAQRAKWQGVFGAVFGLSSILGPQIGGWIVDAANWRWVFYINMPVGILSVILISMGLKNKKLEGPVKFDLAGMFTMIVGVVSLLLALTFGGKDYPWTSWQIISLFTLSAVFLISFIIIESKTKEPILPMHLFKNRIFSVLNSIGFLMSVGMFGAIVFIPLFMQGIIGMSPSQSGTMMLPMMLSMIFMSILGGQLVRKIGVKTQVLIGMIVMAVGFWLLSTMGVDTTKLVAMSFMAVLGSGIGLVMPVLTVALQESFPKSQLGVVTSSSQFFRQIGGTFGMTILGAIMNHRSTNLLTEELIPSLEKLPPQAHGMVHQFEGMIQQSPQGLYSALLSPKTLAKIPQGIQQMILPVLKSTLVDALHSVFLYGLIFVVLGALMTLLLKPIKLSDTKKEKQAT
- a CDS encoding MarR family winged helix-turn-helix transcriptional regulator, which gives rise to MSDFEKKLERLEQAYVSFMRQLGPKLSEDTELGLTGPQFYILHLLSKKEKFMVTEIASEMGVRPSAITVMVERLHKNGLVIRDRDENDRRVVFIQLTDKGYEILQKAKQKRFQTISNYLKHLESEELESLVQIYEKLARIANSIDNLD
- the bioA gene encoding adenosylmethionine--8-amino-7-oxononanoate transaminase, which produces MTGEMLSYDELAEKNKRYLWHPFTQMKEYIEDDPVIIASGNGRKLRDVQGNEYWDGVSSIWLNVHGHRVPELDQAIRDQLDQIAHSTLLGMANIPAILLAEKLIQLMPPGLAKVFYSDSGATAVEIAIKMAFQYWQHKGRPEKQRFITMKEAYHGDTIGAVSVGAIDIYHKAYSNLLFNSIKVPYPYIYRSPIEGNEQEQTKFFLTELEKTLVTHHHEVAALIIEPIVQGASGIIVMPEGYLRGVRELCSKYNVLMIADEVATGFGRTGRLFACNHEEVTPDILTAGKGLTGGYLPVAVTVTTNDIYEAFLGEYEELKTFFHGHSYTGNQLGCAVAIANIDLIEKKNLIHKVEQNSQYIANRLQEFRQLRHVGDIRQKGFMIGLELVVDRNTKEPYKWSDRIGVRVCRRAKELGMLIRPLGNVVVFMPPLASTKEELDSMLDILYQSIQEVTEK